Proteins from a single region of Dysosmobacter acutus:
- the pknB gene encoding Stk1 family PASTA domain-containing Ser/Thr kinase, with protein sequence MDQYIGQMLDNRYEILERIGTGGMAVVYKAKCHRLNRLVAVKILKSDLTGDADFRRRFHDESQAVAMLSHPNIVSVYDVSRGGDVEYIVMELIDGITLKQYMERRGQLNWRESLHFMIQIMKGLSHAHSRGIVHRDIKPQNIMVLRDGSVKVTDFGIACLENSAQTLTQEALGSVHYISPEQARGDRTDARSDIYSAGVVFYEMLTGRLPFEGDSAVSVAIQHLSSIPLPPREINPDIPEQLELICMRAMAPDIQKRYPTADAMVADLDAFRKNPEVDLEYNLKDLQPEEPDEPTRYIRPVTDVARRQERHSPVPVRQEPRKGGAGKRIGIIVGAFAAALVLIVLLFRFILSSFSGPVTVDYTVPNILGYTVEQASELESVKDIFEIQVKGYKNSSEYEAGEIISQNPTAESIKKSTDGALIPISVYVSEGENTAVMPDLVNNEYRAATIKLQKSNLGIEVSIAEPIEEFSDIYAPGYVISTDPVKDTVLHEGDVITLTISKGAEIQPVTVPSFLNSHIDKAMELVDQLGLKCGKVDEVESDLPKGYVVSQDVDALSSVDPGTTINFEISRGETVTSQQISINLPQDRDTVTIVIEQDGREVCNKVVSCSMGTYTYELQGSGTSTVDIYFDGVLSDSREITFN encoded by the coding sequence ATGGATCAGTATATCGGACAGATGCTGGATAACCGCTATGAGATTTTGGAGCGGATCGGCACTGGCGGTATGGCTGTTGTCTATAAGGCAAAATGCCATCGCCTGAATCGCCTGGTGGCGGTGAAAATCCTGAAAAGTGATCTGACCGGGGACGCGGACTTCCGCCGCAGATTCCACGACGAATCCCAGGCCGTTGCCATGCTCTCCCATCCCAATATCGTCTCTGTCTACGACGTTTCCCGGGGCGGTGATGTGGAATACATCGTCATGGAGCTGATTGACGGAATTACGCTCAAGCAGTATATGGAGCGGCGCGGTCAGCTGAACTGGCGGGAATCGCTGCACTTCATGATCCAGATTATGAAAGGTCTCAGCCACGCCCACAGCCGCGGGATTGTCCACCGGGACATCAAGCCCCAGAACATCATGGTGCTGCGGGACGGCAGTGTGAAGGTGACGGATTTCGGCATTGCCTGTCTGGAAAATTCGGCTCAGACCCTGACCCAGGAGGCGCTGGGATCGGTGCACTATATCTCGCCGGAGCAGGCCCGGGGCGACCGCACGGATGCCCGGTCCGACATATACTCCGCCGGTGTGGTGTTCTATGAGATGCTGACCGGACGGCTGCCGTTTGAAGGTGATTCCGCCGTCTCCGTTGCCATACAGCATCTCTCCTCCATCCCGCTTCCTCCCCGGGAGATCAACCCGGATATCCCGGAACAGCTGGAGTTGATTTGCATGCGGGCCATGGCGCCCGACATCCAAAAGCGCTATCCCACCGCCGACGCCATGGTGGCTGATCTGGATGCGTTCCGCAAGAATCCGGAGGTGGATTTGGAGTATAACCTCAAGGATTTACAGCCTGAAGAGCCCGATGAGCCCACCCGGTACATCCGCCCGGTCACCGACGTTGCCCGGCGGCAGGAACGCCATTCCCCGGTTCCTGTCCGTCAGGAGCCGCGCAAAGGGGGAGCCGGTAAGCGGATCGGAATCATTGTGGGCGCCTTTGCCGCCGCCCTGGTGCTGATTGTGCTGCTGTTCCGCTTCATCCTGAGCTCCTTCAGCGGGCCGGTTACAGTGGATTACACGGTCCCCAACATCCTGGGCTACACAGTGGAGCAGGCATCTGAACTGGAGAGCGTCAAGGATATCTTTGAGATCCAGGTCAAGGGCTATAAAAACAGCAGCGAATATGAAGCGGGGGAGATCATCTCCCAGAACCCCACTGCGGAGAGCATCAAAAAGTCCACGGACGGCGCGCTGATCCCAATCAGCGTCTACGTAAGTGAAGGCGAAAATACCGCCGTGATGCCTGATCTGGTCAACAATGAGTACCGGGCCGCCACCATCAAGCTGCAAAAGAGCAACTTGGGCATTGAGGTGAGCATCGCGGAGCCCATTGAAGAGTTTTCCGACATCTACGCGCCCGGATATGTGATCTCCACAGACCCGGTGAAGGATACGGTGCTTCATGAGGGCGATGTGATTACCCTGACCATCAGCAAGGGCGCCGAGATACAGCCTGTCACTGTTCCTTCTTTTTTAAACAGCCACATTGACAAGGCCATGGAGCTTGTGGATCAGCTGGGCCTGAAATGCGGTAAGGTGGACGAGGTGGAGAGCGATCTTCCAAAGGGCTATGTGGTTTCTCAGGATGTGGATGCCCTTTCCAGCGTTGACCCGGGCACCACAATCAATTTCGAGATCAGCCGGGGCGAAACGGTTACCTCCCAGCAGATATCCATCAACCTGCCCCAGGACCGGGACACGGTCACCATCGTCATCGAGCAGGATGGGCGGGAGGTCTGCAACAAGGTGGTGAGTTGTTCCATGGGCACCTATACCTACGAACTTCAGGGCAGCGGGACCAGCACGGTAGACATCTACTTTGACGGTGTTCTGTCCGACAGCAGGGAGATTACGTTCAATTGA